In the Ostrinia nubilalis chromosome 7, ilOstNubi1.1, whole genome shotgun sequence genome, one interval contains:
- the LOC135073664 gene encoding solute carrier family 22 member 3-like, which yields MTGTDFDDVLKKFSIFGRYHCLFLFLTILAFASNSVYSSNYIFTAEEVAYKCADEAFGDNACYMKNIENATVRCTEWIYENPNTFVAEFQLACQEWKRTLVGTVHSFGYMVGLLVVGPLSDRLGRKLTLVITGILGGVFGILKSFTPWYWIYIVLEFLEAAIGDNCSPMFILTIEIVPTKKRALFYILCCFGYTLGGILLPAAAWLVPYWRNFLRVIYSPALFFFLYLYFMDESPRWLLTKGKKDEAVAILQKAANMNKIKLEKSTLEKITCEETKGISFLNLLKITFSSKTLTKRCLICIVWWTTSTFVNFGMTINSVSLQGNKYINYMIVQGVDVIGNLMIIYVLKHFKRKMPLIASFMIGAVLCVSQPFVPTSLLWLSITFYMAGKLMSSFYFNITYMYTSELFPTYTRNSMHALCSSMGRIGSMLAPQTPLLMHYWTGLPPVIFGGSSLLAGLLTFLVPDTGDNDLPNTVKQAEALGKTDKERAMEGEVNYAFSKEDTGPNLVVNREGKVSRL from the exons ATGACaggaacggattttgatgatgttttaaaaaaatttagtaTATTTGGACGGtatcattgtttatttttatttctcacgATTCTAGCCTTTGCATCTAATAGTGTGTATAGCAGCAACTACATATTTACCGCTGAAGAAGTCGCTTACAA ATGTGCGGATGAAGCTTTCGGTGACAATGCCTGCTACATGAAAAACATTGAGAACGCGACCGTTCGATGTACGGAATGGATCTATGAAAACCCAAACACCTTTGTTGCAGAA TTCCAGCTAGCCTGTCAAGAATGGAAAAGGACGCTCGTCGGCACAGTCCACAGCTTCGGCTACATGGTGGGTCTCCTCGTAGTAGGACCGCTATCAGACAG ACTTGGAAGAAAGCTGACGTTGGTCATTACGGGGATACTAGGGGGCGTGTTTGGCATCCTGAAGAGCTTCACCCCCTGGTACTGGATCTACATCGTGTTGGAGTTTCTGGAGGCTGCCATTGGGGACAATTGTTCCCCTATGTTCATATTGA CGATAGAAATAGTTCCTACAAAGAAGCGCGCCCTTTTCTACATACTCTGTTGCTTTGGATACACCCTTGGAGGAATCTTGCTACCAGCCGCAGCCTGGCTCGTGCCATACTGGAGAAACTTTCTCCGGGTCATCTACTCACCAGCCTTATTCTTCTTTCTATATCTATACTTCATGGATGAGAGCCCCAGATGGCTCCTTACAAAGGGCAAAAAGGACGAAGCTGTGGCCATACTACAGAAAGCcgcaaatatgaacaaaataaaacttgaaaaatcaACGTTAGAAAAAATAACGTGCGAAGAAACGAAAGGCATAAGTTTCTTGAACCTACTGAAGATCACTTTTTCGTCGAAAACGTTGACCAAAAGATGTCTAATATGTATTGTATGGTGGACAACGTCGACGTTTGTCAACTTTGGGATGACGATCAACTCGGTATCGTTGCAAGGGAACAAGTATATCAACTACATGATTGTACAGGGAGTGGACGTCATAGGGAATCTGATGATAATCTACGTTCTGAAACACTTCAAGAGAAAGATGCCACTGATCGCGTCGTTCATGATCGGAGCCGTGTTGTGTGTGTCTCAGCCGTTTGTGCCAACTT CTCTCCTCTGGCTGTCAATAACCTTCTACATGGCCGGCAAGCTGATGTCCTCATTCTACTTCAACATCACCTACATGTACACCTCTGAGCTGTTCCCGACGTATACCAGGAACTCCATGCACGCTCTCTGCTCGTCTATGGGCAGGATCGGATCTATGCTGGCACCTCAAACACCGTTGCTG ATGCATTACTGGACAGGCTTACCACCTGTCATCTTCGGCGGTTCATCTCTGCTAGCAGGCCTTCTAACCTTCTTAGTCCCAGACACCGGCGACAACGATCTGCCCAACACGGTCAAGCAAGCTGAAGCTCTAGGCAAGACTGATAAGGAACGAGCCATGGAGGGAGAAGTGAACTACGCGTTCAGTAAAGAAGACACAGGGCCGAATTTGGTTGTGAATAGAGAGGGAAAAGTGTCTAGATTGTGA